The Zingiber officinale cultivar Zhangliang chromosome 2A, Zo_v1.1, whole genome shotgun sequence genomic sequence GATAAATCAGAAAACGGGGAAGCAATGCAAGTTCTTCACTATGAGCATGGTGAAAAGTATGAACCTCATTTTGACTATTTTCACGACAAAATCAATCAACAACTAGGTGGTCATCGAGTTGCCACAGTGCTAATGTACCTGTCTGATGTTCGAAAAGGCGGAGAGACTGTCTTCCCGGATTCAGAGGCTAGACCTCAATAAAATTTCCATTTAGTCAAATTTACTCTTCTATTACCAACAACATCGTGTGTAATTTGCAGGGGAAATTGTCTCAACTGAAGGATGACTCTTGGTCTGATTGTGCAAAAAATGGTTATGCAGGTAATTTGGTCACCAAGTTCATTCAAATTCACATCTTCTAATACTTTTAGAATGCTTATACTTGCGCCGCGGAAATTATAACACTACTTTGGGAGCAAAGTTTGGTGCATGCAATCTCGTTACATTCACTAGAAACAGTATGTGTCTATACTTGAATACTTCTATAGTCAAGGATACACGACTTATCATGCATTATCTAATTTTATGACGATTTTCGCTACTTTAAACACCAGTTATTGTGCATTTTCTGACTGTATGCTACTTTGTTTTGGCTGCAGTAAAGCCTGAAAAAGGCGATGCTTTGCTTTTCTTTAGTCTTCACCCTAACGCAACAACAGATCCAAAGAGCTTGCACGGAGGCTGTCCTGTCATAGAAGGCGAAAAGTGGTCCGCGACAAAGTGGATTCATGTGGCATCATTTGAGAGCCAAGAGGTGAACGGGTCAGGTACGGCATGTGAGGATGCGAATGTTCTCTGCCCCAAGTGGGCTGCGGTCGGAGAGTGCACAAAGAATCATCTCTATATGGTAGGATCCAAGGATTCTCTCGGATTCTGTAGGAAGAGTTGCAATGTCTGCACATTGTAGCTAATGTTTCATGTGGTTGGGTGTACATTGTGTCGTTATTCTTCAATTTCAGAAACGTTACTTCGGTCAGAGAAACGTCTTTTCTCCTACCATGTGATGAATTGAAGTTCACCTAAGAGTGTTTCTAAAAGAGATGTTCACTAAAGAAGTGAAGAAAACGTATACAATACAATAGTTACAATAGGAAGGGTGATCACTGGGAGCTGACTGAAAACCAAAGAGATCAAGAACTATACACTTTGACAATGCAGTATGTTCATGCGTGTTAGCAAATGGAAGAGGCTCTAGATAGAAGGGTGTTTAAAGCATTGGTACTACGATGGATGGTGATCGAACCGGAGTGAAATGTCCCACCGAGATATGAATGAACCATCATCATTGTGTGTTAAAACTTCTTATTTCCCTGAGGAGTCAAGCATATGCACAAGGTTACATTTTGGAAATAGTGAGGGAGGATGGCATCTCACAATCTTGTTGCTTCATTTGACCTCGAGGCATCTCAAGTCCGAGAGCGACCCTTTGATTTTTTTATCACTTGAATCAAAACCGACGCAATCCTCTCTGCCATGTGATGCTCCATAA encodes the following:
- the LOC122042157 gene encoding probable prolyl 4-hydroxylase 7; amino-acid sequence: MNRYCAVLFAFAAIRVLSAVADHSFIDPSRVIQLSWRPRAFLYKGFLSYEECEHLVALAKDKLEKSMVADNESGESMMSEVRTSSGMFLEKRQDETIARIEQRISTWTFLPEENGEAMQVLHYEHGEKYEPHFDYFHDKINQQLGGHRVATVLMYLSDVRKGGETVFPDSEGKLSQLKDDSWSDCAKNGYAVKPEKGDALLFFSLHPNATTDPKSLHGGCPVIEGEKWSATKWIHVASFESQEVNGSGTACEDANVLCPKWAAVGECTKNHLYMVGSKDSLGFCRKSCNVCTL